One Gadus morhua chromosome 1, gadMor3.0, whole genome shotgun sequence DNA segment encodes these proteins:
- the LOC115551469 gene encoding twist-related protein 2-like — protein MREDERPDIHNRSEVGAAASPRGAEETGRPPSNTCPVVMVTPGVTRRRPPAEQAAAAGEAALTAEEEEGDEDEDGKMDQTPGADLQGQGPRRPKRPKRSPLQRSPSSGSSLSPGPGGGEEPFAQREIANVRERQRTQSLNDAFASLRQIIPTLPSDKLSKIQILKLASRYIDFLYQVLQNDDADGKPAGCNYLAHERLSYAFSIWRMEGAWSSMSASH, from the coding sequence ATGAGGGAGGACGAGCGGCCCGACATCCATAACCGCTCTGAGGTGGGGGCCGCCGCCTCGCCCCGGGGAGCAGAGGAGACCGGGAGGCCGCCCTCTAACACCTGCCCTGTCGTCATGGTGACGCCCGGGGTCACGCGCAGGAGACCTCCGGCCGAacaggcggcggcggccggcgaGGCCGCCCTGACCGCGGAAGAAGAGGAAGGCGACGAAGACGAAGACGGAAAGATGGACCAGACCCCTGGGGCCGACCTCCAGGGCCAGGGGCCTCGGCGCCCCAAGAGACCCAAGAGGAGCCCCCTACAGCGGTCCCCTTCCTCGGGATCCTCCCTCTCGCCGGGGCCCGGCGGCGGAGAGGAGCCCTTCGCCCAGCGGGAGATCGCAAACGTGCGGGAGCGGCAGCGCACCCAGTCGCTGAACGACGCCTTCGCCTCGCTGCGGCAGATCATCCCCACGCTGCCCTCGGACAAGCTGAGCAAGATCCAGATCCTGAAGCTGGCGTCGCGCTACATCGACTTCCTGTACCAGGTGCTGCAGAACGACGACGCCGACGGCAAGCCGGCCGGCTGCAACTACCTGGCGCACGAGAGGCTGAGCTACGCCTTCTCCATCTGGAGGATGGAGGGCGCCTGGTCCAGCATGTCTGCCAGTCACTAG